A segment of the Nostoc sp. TCL26-01 genome:
TGGTTGAAAGACTGACTCAGATACTCGATGAGTATATTCCCGGTGATTATGAACTGATTGTAGTAGATGACGACAGTCCAGATGGCACTTGGGACGTGGCGTTGTCGTTGGTAGCCGAATATCCACAATTACAGGTAATGCGACGACAGCAAGAACGCGGGCTGTCTACAGCAGTAATTCGAGGATGGCAAGCAGCTAGAGGTAGCATTTTAGGAGTAATTGACGGAGACTTACAACATCCACCTCATGTATTACTGCAACTGTTAGGCGAAATTCACAAAGGTGCAGATTTAGCAGTAGCTAGCCGTCACGTAGATGGGGGTGGTGTCAGTAGTTGGAGTTTTATCAGACGTTTTCTGTCTCGTGGCGCACAATTGTTAGGGTTAATGATTTTGCCTAGAGTTTTGGGGAGAGTTTCTGACCCCATGAGTGGTTATTTTATGGTGCGTCGTGACGCTATTACAAATGCCACGTTTAATCCTGTAGGTTATAAAATCCTGTTAGAGGTCATTGGTCGGGGTAAGATCAGGGAAATTGCTGAAGTCGGTTATGTATTCTGTGAGCGTCAAGAGGGTGAAAGTAAAGTAACCTGGAAACAGTATATAGATTACATCCACCACTTAATCCGGTTACGAGTTTCCACAGGCAGACTGCAAAAAATTAGTCAAAGCTTTCCCCTTGATAGATTCATCCGCTTTGGTTTAGTGGGATTAAGCGGTGTATTCGTCGATATGGTATTACTTTATCTGCTGAGTGACCCCAGCACCTTAGCTTGGCCACTCACCCGCAGTAAAATTCTCGCTTCAGAAGTGGCAATTATCAATAACTTCTTGTGGAATGATGCTTGGACATTTGCTGATGTAGCAATGCAGCAACAACACTGGCATCAGCGTATCAAGCGGTTTATAAAGTTTAACATTGTTTGCCTGGCTGGGTTAGTGCTGAATGTGTTGATTTTGAATCTAGTATTTAATTTTCTCATTCCTAACCGTTATATTGCTAACTTAATTGCGATCGCTATTGCAACTGTCTGGAACTTCTGGGTTAACCTCCAACTTAGCTGGCGAGTGACTCAAGTGAAGTAGGTAACAGGTAACAGTAGGATGTAGGTTGGGTGGAGTAACGCGCAACCCAACATCTGAATCAATTGATTTTTTTATCTACCAGTCAAATAGCAGCCACAAGCTTTAATAATCAGTTGACAATTAGAAGCTAATGGTGCAACTAAAAATTGAATTAAAAAGGGGTGTTGATAATACATCTATTGAAGCATATCTGATAGATTTAGAACAAAGACACGTGGATGATTATGTTAATGATTGGGTGGAAAAGTTAAGGTTATTTAGTCAGGCAGATAAATACTGGGACTGGGTATTCAAGTTAAGATACATTTCAAATCAAGAAACTCTTGAAGGATACGCGGTTGAGTGCCAAAACAAAACTCAAGGATTAATGATAATAGAAACGCAAATGTATGGTTCTCGGTTGAATATTGGGAAAAGGCTAGTTTATATTAATAGCATTGCTACTGCCCCCACTAATAGAATTGAGATTCAACGCCCGCCAGAATTCAAAGGTGTTGGTCAAGCACTTTTAAATTTCGCCAGAATTAGAAGTGTTGAGTTAGGGTATGAAGGTAGAGTTGGGTTGCATTCCTTACCAAGGTCTGAAGGATTTTACGAAAAACAAAATATGTTGAACTGCGGGTCTGAAGAAGAATATGATAATTTAGTTTATTTTGAGTATGGTGTAATGAGACGAAGATAAGGGCTGATAAAGTAAACATTTATGAACCATCAACAACAAAATAATAATTCTGAGGTAAGTGATTCAATAACAGCCGAAGAAGCTGTAGATTTACTTTTTGGTGAAGGATGGCTTGATGAGGCTGTTTCTATCGAAGATGAAGCAAATTGCACAATAGGTGCTGGTTTAGACTGGGGTACTGCGTTAGCACCTTTAATGCTCAATCTTCCTTTATTTGGTCGCCTATCAACGCTGCGTGTATCTCTCAACCACGAAACCAGGCTAATAATTGAAACATGGAATTTAGGTATAGGTACAACTTCTGCAATAGAAACTGCAAGGACACGCATTAAAGAGCGATTACTATCTCCTTCGCCTGAACTAATACCTCACTTGGAAGCCACCCTGCGGCAAGATGATTTGTACGGTGAAGAGTTTATATCTAACCGCGAAGCTCTCAAATCATTACTTGCAGTACTTCTTACTGATTCTGATAGAGAAGAAATTGCCGAGAAGGCTGCTAATTCAATACGGACACAAGTTATGTCGCAGATGAATTTTTCTGCAAAACTTTCGGCGTAAATAGTAAATATAACGTCTAAAAGAGTTAAGCCTCGATGCTGCTAAACTATCACGGGTAATTGGCGATATTTTCAGAATTAAAAAATATCTTTGCGCTTTTGCAGATAAAATGTCACTGCCAAGTACATTATTGTGTGTACGCACAAAAGACTCCAATTTAAACTTAAATTAGACCATGTAGCATCATAAATAGATGTTGGTTCAAAGGGTTGAGGAACAGTACTTCCATCTGGTAGTTGAATGGGTGCGGGAACCATAGCATTCAAGTTAACTATAGCGCCATAAGCAGCAACTGACCAACGACTGAGCATTAACCAAGAGACGACACTAGCTGTACCTGTAATTTTAAATAAGACCCCAGAAAAGATAATTTGAGGTAGTAATAGTAACGGTAAAGCACTGTTGGCTTGACTGACATTTTTGACAAATGCGGAAACCAGTAAACCTAAGCTGTTACTAGCTAATAGAGTCAGAAATGTGGTAATTCCTAATCCCAATGGCCAGGAAATTAAATCTGGTTGTGGTGATTTAAAACAGATAAAGATCACAATTGCCATTAATAATGTTTGGCAGATGGCTAAACCAGAAAGAATAGCAACTTTAGCACCCAAATAGGCAAACAAACCTAAATTGACAAGCCGTTCTCGCAGGTAAATTGCCGATTCTTTCACAATTTCTTGTAAGGAACTAGACAGTCCTACCCATAATGCAGCACAAGTAAAGACAAACAACACCCGTAACGCTAAAGGCGCAAGACCAGCATCGGGTTTATCTCCCAATACTAGAGGATTTTGGTCACTAATTGCCAGTGTCATTAAACTAATGCTGATGGGTGCAGTTAATAATGCTAGCAATAAATTAATCGTGTCTCGCTGTTGAATTTGCAAATAACGTTGGGACAAAATGCTAAATTGTTTGCCAAAAGAAGCACTAGGACTCTGAGACTTGATAATCTGTGGCTTTGAGTGTTGATTGCCTGGACTGAGGTGATTACTCACATATTTTTGGTAATCACCAGATTGCTGAAATTTGAGCGCTTGATCAATGACATTTTCCGGTTTTTCTAACTGATTATAGATATCTGCAAAGTCATCTTTGACACCAAAAAACCGTAAACATTCATCAGGAGGGCCAAAGTAACATAAGCGTCCACCTTGTCCTAAAAAGACGACGCGATCGCACAATTTAATATTAGTCGTAGCATGAGTCACCAAAATTACCGTTCGTCCCTGATTAGCTAATTTCCGTAATAGCTGCATCATCTTTTTATCCAACCCCGGATCAAGTCCTGAAGTCGGTTCATCTAGGAAAAAGAGCTTAGGATCAGCTAATAATTCTACACCTATACTGACCCGCTTCCTCTGTCCACCACTCAGTTGTGACACCTTAGCACTGCGACGATGGGACATTTCCACATCTTGTAAAGTCTTTTCTACCACCTTTGCCACATCAGTATCAGGCGGGAGTCGCAGCTTGGCAGCGTAAGTCAAAACTTCCCCTACCTTTAATTCTTGGTGAATAATGTCATCTTGAGGAACATAACCAATATGGGTACGATAAATATTGTAAGTGTGGCGTAAATTCTCACCGTTCAAATAAACTACACCTGTGGTGGTTTTCTCTGTGCCTAACAACGTCCGCATTAAAGTAGACTTCCCTGCACCACTACCACCCACTAAAGCGACAAACTGTCCTGGTTCAATGGCTAAAGAGATGTCATCCAAACGTCGCTTGTCTTGGTCTTGAATCACTAAGTTACAAGCATCTAAACGAATTTGATTCCCTTGATCAAGTATTTGTAACTCATCACCACGCAATACTAAAGTAAATGGCCCAATGCGAATCATCACACCAGGCTGTAAGACTATAGAACTGTTAACTCGTTGTCCATTGACGAAGACACCATTGGTACTATAGTCGCGGAGAACGTAGCGTCCTTCGGCATCAGCGTCAATGGTGGCGTGGCGACGAGAAACTGTGGGTGCATCTAGAGGTAAGGTAGCATCGCTATCTCGTCCCAATAACACCGACCTGTTTTTCAGGGAAATCCTTTGCGAACTGGGTGCATGACTGACTAGCGAATTCGCCGGATTGTAATATTTCAAGATGACTTGATTTTCGGGATTTTGACTAATGCTAATCTCTGTCCCGTGTTGGAGAGAGTAACCAGAGTCAGAAGTGATGCGGATATGATTAATATACAGGCCATTGGTGCTGGGTTTTTGACCATCGCCATCATAAATCCGATAGTCTTCCCCCTCTCTTTGTAACAAAGCTTGAAATCTGCCAACAACTTGCCAATCTTCCGAGACAACTAAATCTGCAACAGTGCGATCGCGTCCAATTATATGCTGTTGTTTATTCAGTTCAAATTGTAATATGCTGCCTTGTTTTTCTAGGGTTAAATATGGGTTAGTCATGTTACCGTTTTTATTTTTATTCGTAGAATTAACAGTTTGTAGAATTTTGTTTATTTGCTTGATTTTTATCTAAAAATATGTTTTTTATCAAATTAAACTTTAATCATTTATATGATTGATAAAAGTATATATTTTGTTGAGAATCTATTCAAATATGCTAAGATTTTTTAATTTTTAAATATAATATTATTTGATAAAAATGCAGCTAAAAAGATTTCTCCAGCCCTATTTAGTCTCACATTAATCTGCTTTTTTTGCCATTCACTAAACTTTCTTGTCAGCAACAAGAGATTATAACGTTAAATGGTGTTCAGTTAGCGACGGGTACAAGTGTTAAGCAACCGAGTCTTGGGGGAAGAGGAACAAAAGGACAGAAAATACCAGGGGAACCTTTAGCCGTTATGGCTATTGTTGCGAGTCTGGTTGGTTTAGGAACTAGTTTTATTAAAGCAAAAAGGAGTGCGATCGCACCAGATGGTTCGAGAGGGATTAGCTTGATTTTGTTATTGACGCTCAAGTCCAAAATTGATGATGGCATCGTCAAAAAAGGACAAGGTTTGATCTTAGTTACTTATGAATTAGGATTTTGCTTAGAAGTTTTACTTTTTGTCTCCACTACGGTATGAAATATTTATAGTCTTGTGCCAGACAAAGCAGAAAATGATCTTCAAGAATGAATCATTGATAATTGATAATTGGTAATGGGCGATAGGGTAGACTATTTCATTTTTATCTAGCTAGTTTGGTTTGATTATGCTAACTTACTTATGTATAGTGCTGCTACTTATACTCTTGTAGTCTTTATTGGCGAAGCCAGATTTCTCATTCAACAATCACTAAAGATATGAAGAAAGTCTTTGGATTATACAAGAGATTATTCTGCTTTAAGCCGTTATTTTTCAGCCTGGCAATCGCCCTGCTCTCGCACACTGCTGGCTGTGCAGTCCCCCAGTCTAAGTCGCCCCCAACTGAAGCTTCTCCCTCATACGCCAGTAGCCCCATCATGACTACAGCAATTGCTGCACAGTCCACGCCACCTCAAAGTTTTGCCCAATGGTGCGAACGCAAAAATTCTGTTCACGCGGCTACTAAGCATACAATCGATGTATTGCTGAAAATAGCTAAAACTAATGACTGCAAATCAGCAGATACTAGACTGAGATCGGCTACCCTCCTCGATCTCAGAAATAATGAGATTAGCGATCTCAGCCCCTTAGCTAGTTTGAAGAATTTAATTTATCTCTATCTCGGTAACAATGAGATTAGCGATCTTACACCACTAGCTAGTTTAAGTAATTTGTCCTCACTCTCGCTTGAGAATAATCGCATCAGCGATCTCAAACCAGTAGCAGGATTAACTAAAGTGAGTGCTGTCTATCTCAGTAATAATCAGATTAGAGATTTACGACCACTGACAGGCTTGAGTAATGTCTACTATATCATGTTGAATAACAATGAGATTAGCGATTTGCAGCCTCTGGCTAGTATGAGTGGATTGAGTACAATTAATCTTGAAAAAAATCGTATCAGTGATGTTAAACCACTAGCTGTATTGAGTGGAAGCTTGAGAGAACTCATTCTCAACGACAACCAGATTACTGATTTACGACCGCTAGCAGTC
Coding sequences within it:
- a CDS encoding ATP-binding cassette domain-containing protein — encoded protein: MTNPYLTLEKQGSILQFELNKQQHIIGRDRTVADLVVSEDWQVVGRFQALLQREGEDYRIYDGDGQKPSTNGLYINHIRITSDSGYSLQHGTEISISQNPENQVILKYYNPANSLVSHAPSSQRISLKNRSVLLGRDSDATLPLDAPTVSRRHATIDADAEGRYVLRDYSTNGVFVNGQRVNSSIVLQPGVMIRIGPFTLVLRGDELQILDQGNQIRLDACNLVIQDQDKRRLDDISLAIEPGQFVALVGGSGAGKSTLMRTLLGTEKTTTGVVYLNGENLRHTYNIYRTHIGYVPQDDIIHQELKVGEVLTYAAKLRLPPDTDVAKVVEKTLQDVEMSHRRSAKVSQLSGGQRKRVSIGVELLADPKLFFLDEPTSGLDPGLDKKMMQLLRKLANQGRTVILVTHATTNIKLCDRVVFLGQGGRLCYFGPPDECLRFFGVKDDFADIYNQLEKPENVIDQALKFQQSGDYQKYVSNHLSPGNQHSKPQIIKSQSPSASFGKQFSILSQRYLQIQQRDTINLLLALLTAPISISLMTLAISDQNPLVLGDKPDAGLAPLALRVLFVFTCAALWVGLSSSLQEIVKESAIYLRERLVNLGLFAYLGAKVAILSGLAICQTLLMAIVIFICFKSPQPDLISWPLGLGITTFLTLLASNSLGLLVSAFVKNVSQANSALPLLLLPQIIFSGVLFKITGTASVVSWLMLSRWSVAAYGAIVNLNAMVPAPIQLPDGSTVPQPFEPTSIYDATWSNLSLNWSLLCVHTIMYLAVTFYLQKRKDIF
- a CDS encoding glycosyltransferase; translated protein: MTTNRTQSLLPVPVGDLQVPEFPLSNSGVTRQQIQFSLIIPTYKESGNVRNVVERLTQILDEYIPGDYELIVVDDDSPDGTWDVALSLVAEYPQLQVMRRQQERGLSTAVIRGWQAARGSILGVIDGDLQHPPHVLLQLLGEIHKGADLAVASRHVDGGGVSSWSFIRRFLSRGAQLLGLMILPRVLGRVSDPMSGYFMVRRDAITNATFNPVGYKILLEVIGRGKIREIAEVGYVFCERQEGESKVTWKQYIDYIHHLIRLRVSTGRLQKISQSFPLDRFIRFGLVGLSGVFVDMVLLYLLSDPSTLAWPLTRSKILASEVAIINNFLWNDAWTFADVAMQQQHWHQRIKRFIKFNIVCLAGLVLNVLILNLVFNFLIPNRYIANLIAIAIATVWNFWVNLQLSWRVTQVK
- a CDS encoding GNAT family N-acetyltransferase, whose protein sequence is MQLKIELKRGVDNTSIEAYLIDLEQRHVDDYVNDWVEKLRLFSQADKYWDWVFKLRYISNQETLEGYAVECQNKTQGLMIIETQMYGSRLNIGKRLVYINSIATAPTNRIEIQRPPEFKGVGQALLNFARIRSVELGYEGRVGLHSLPRSEGFYEKQNMLNCGSEEEYDNLVYFEYGVMRRR
- a CDS encoding leucine-rich repeat domain-containing protein; the protein is MKKVFGLYKRLFCFKPLFFSLAIALLSHTAGCAVPQSKSPPTEASPSYASSPIMTTAIAAQSTPPQSFAQWCERKNSVHAATKHTIDVLLKIAKTNDCKSADTRLRSATLLDLRNNEISDLSPLASLKNLIYLYLGNNEISDLTPLASLSNLSSLSLENNRISDLKPVAGLTKVSAVYLSNNQIRDLRPLTGLSNVYYIMLNNNEISDLQPLASMSGLSTINLEKNRISDVKPLAVLSGSLRELILNDNQITDLRPLAVLHKLEQLHARNNPLSDKTCPIERKATSPKFPAFSICRFD